The following are encoded in a window of Sminthopsis crassicaudata isolate SCR6 chromosome 3, ASM4859323v1, whole genome shotgun sequence genomic DNA:
- the LOC141564466 gene encoding uncharacterized protein LOC141564466 isoform X4 — protein sequence MKVERPAGADFCSSALGAGVDSGSQKRREQIKEESKGRQLTKSQKSPPGARSDHCSESGETFGPCLNLTEEDEADGKPHQCPDCGQAFTKNSGLTRHQRIHTGEKPYACGSCGKAFRQVSDLVKHQRIHTGETPYKCNECEKAFISNSEFHRHKRTHSGQKPYKCQECGKAFVESSDFVKHQRIHTGEKPYICRDCGKAFIESSSLVKHQRIHTGEKPYLCKECGKAFTQKSHLALHQIIHAGERPYPCNECGRAFSESSALAKHRRIHNGEKPYQCGDCRKAFSRKFNLVLHQRMHTGEKPYACKDCGKAFIDTSILVKHQRIHTGEKPYKCAECGKAFNQKSHLILHQRIHTGEKPHRCGECGSSFTQRSTLVKHRRTHSGEKPHGCEECGRAFSRKGPLIRHQKVHAASKAERERGSARNADLA from the coding sequence ATGAAAGTTGAGAGACCTGCAGGGGCTGACTTTTGCTCCTCCGCTTTGGGGGCAGGTGTAGATAGTGGGAGCCAGAAAAGGAGGGAGCAAATAAAGGAAGAGAGCAAGGGAAGGCAGTTAACTAAATCTCAGAAGAGTCCTCCTGGAGCCAGAAGTGATCACTGTAGTGAATCTGGGGAAACCTTCGGTCCTTGCTTAAACCTCACCGAAGAGGACGAAGCTGATGGGAAGCCTCATCAATGTCCTGACTGCGGGCAGGCCTTCACCAAAAACTCAGGGCTGACGCGGCACCAGAGGATTCACACCGGAGAGAAGCCTTATGCGTGTGGTAgttgtgggaaagccttcagacAAGTCTCAGACCTGGTGAAGCACCAgaggattcacactggagagacCCCTTACAAGTGCAACGAGTGTGAGAAGGCCTTCATCTCGAATTCTGAATTTCATAGGCACAAGAGGACTCATAGTGGACAGAAGCCTTACAAATGCCAGgagtgtgggaaagcctttgTTGAAAGCTCAGACTTTGTTAAGCACCAGAGGATCCATACGGGAGAGAAGCCGTATATCTGCAGGGATTGTGGGAAGGCCTTCATTGAGAGCTCTTCCCTCGTGAAGCACCAGAggatccacactggagagaagccgtACCTCTGTAAGGAGTGTGGCAAAGCCTTCACGCAGAAGTCCCACCTGGCCCTCCATCAGATCATCCATGCCGGGGAGAGGCCGTACCCCTGTAATGAGTGTGGGAGGGCCTTCTCCGAGAGCTCGGCCCTGGCGAAGCACAGGAGGATCCACAATGGTGAGAAGCCCTACCAGTGTGGCGACTGCAGGAAAGCCTTCTCACGCAAGTTCAACCTGGTCCTGCACCAGCGGatgcacactggagagaagccctacGCGTGCAAGGACTGCGGGAAAGCCTTCATCGACACCTCCATCCTCGTGAAGCACCAGCGGATCCACACGGGGGAGAAGCCCTACAAGTGTGCTGAGTGCGGGAAGGCCTTCAATCAGAAGTCCCACCTGATCCTCCATCAGCGGATCCACACCGGGGAGAAGCCCCATCGGTGCGGAGAGTGCGGGAGCTCTTTCACTCAGAGATCAACCCTTGTCAAGCACCGGAGGACTCACTCTGGAGAGAAGCCCCACGGCTGTGAGGAGTGTGGGAGAGCCTTTTCCAGAAAGGGCCCCCTGATCCGCCATCAGAAGGTGCATGCTGCCTCAAAGGCCGAGAGGGAGCGGGGGAGCGCCAGGAACGCAGACCTGGCTTAG